One genomic window of Psychrobacillus sp. INOP01 includes the following:
- a CDS encoding ABC transporter ATP-binding protein, with the protein MAEKLLEIKNLKQYFNQGKPNEVRAVDDISFDIYKGETLGLVGESGCGKSTTGRTIIRLYDATDGQVIYDGINVHDKKSKKDLKTFNRKMQMIFQDPYASLNPRMKVLDIIAEGLDIHGLVKNSKERKERVVELLETVGLNREHADRYAHEFSGGQRQRLGIARALAVNPEFIIADEPISALDVSIQAQVVNLLKELQEEKGLTYLFIAHDLSMVKYISDRIGVMYFGKLVELAPAEDLYNNPMHPYTQSLLSAIPLPDPNYERNRVRKSYDPASHNYQDGEEIAMREVTSGHFVYCSAKELATLQAISNS; encoded by the coding sequence ATGGCTGAAAAATTATTAGAAATTAAAAATCTTAAGCAGTATTTCAATCAAGGTAAGCCTAATGAAGTTCGCGCTGTAGACGATATCAGCTTTGATATTTATAAAGGGGAAACACTTGGACTAGTTGGAGAATCTGGTTGTGGGAAATCCACAACAGGTCGTACAATTATCCGTCTTTACGATGCAACAGATGGACAAGTAATTTATGATGGTATAAATGTACATGATAAAAAATCTAAAAAAGATTTAAAAACATTTAACCGTAAAATGCAAATGATTTTCCAAGATCCTTATGCATCTTTGAATCCACGTATGAAAGTACTGGATATCATTGCAGAAGGTCTTGATATTCATGGACTTGTGAAAAATTCAAAAGAACGTAAAGAACGTGTGGTTGAATTATTAGAAACGGTAGGTTTGAATCGTGAGCATGCAGATCGATATGCACATGAGTTTTCTGGTGGCCAACGTCAACGTCTAGGAATAGCGAGAGCATTAGCAGTTAACCCAGAATTCATCATTGCCGATGAGCCTATCTCTGCATTAGACGTTTCTATTCAAGCACAAGTAGTTAACCTATTAAAAGAGTTACAAGAAGAAAAAGGATTAACATACTTGTTTATAGCCCATGATTTATCAATGGTTAAATACATTTCCGATCGTATAGGTGTAATGTATTTTGGTAAGCTAGTAGAACTAGCGCCTGCAGAAGATTTATACAATAATCCTATGCATCCGTATACGCAGTCATTATTATCTGCTATACCGCTTCCTGACCCAAATTATGAGCGTAATCGTGTTCGTAAATCATACGATCCTGCCTCTCATAATTATCAAGATGGGGAAGAGATAGCTATGCGTGAAGTAACATCTGGACATTTCGTATATTGTTCAGCAAAAGAGCTTGCAACTTTACAAGCTATATCAAATTCATAA
- a CDS encoding ABC transporter ATP-binding protein, giving the protein MENILEVNDLELSFHTFAGEVKAIRGVNFDLKKGETLAIVGESGSGKSVTTKAIMRLLPESSSEFKNGQILFNGKDLTKLSDKEMQKIRGKDISMIFQDPMTSLNPTMTIGKQIMEPILKHQKVSKSEARKVAVDLLRLVGMPKPEARIKQYPHQFSGGQRQRIVIAIALACNPQILIADEPTTALDVTIQAQILELMKDLQKKIDTSIIFITHDLGVVANVADRVAVMYGGKIVEIGTVDEIFYNPQHPYTWGLLSSMPSLDTAEAKLYAIPGTPPDLLYPPKGDAFALRSDYALKIDLEEAPPFFKVSDTHSAATWLLHPDAPEVEPPLAIVERMKKFPGSRYYEGTEGGTY; this is encoded by the coding sequence ATGGAAAACATATTAGAAGTAAATGACCTAGAGCTTTCCTTCCATACATTTGCTGGTGAAGTAAAAGCCATTCGTGGTGTTAACTTCGACTTAAAAAAAGGTGAAACACTTGCAATTGTTGGAGAGTCTGGTTCTGGTAAGTCAGTTACAACGAAGGCAATTATGCGTTTATTGCCTGAATCAAGTTCAGAATTTAAAAATGGTCAAATATTATTTAATGGAAAAGATTTAACTAAGCTATCGGATAAAGAGATGCAAAAGATTCGTGGGAAAGATATTTCGATGATTTTCCAAGATCCAATGACTTCTTTAAATCCAACGATGACAATTGGTAAGCAAATCATGGAACCAATTTTAAAGCACCAGAAAGTTAGTAAATCGGAAGCACGTAAAGTGGCAGTTGATCTTTTACGTTTAGTTGGTATGCCTAAACCAGAAGCACGTATTAAACAATATCCACACCAATTTTCAGGTGGTCAGCGTCAACGTATTGTAATTGCAATAGCATTAGCTTGTAATCCACAAATTCTAATAGCAGATGAACCTACGACTGCGTTAGATGTAACGATACAAGCGCAAATTTTAGAGTTAATGAAGGATTTACAAAAGAAAATTGATACTTCTATCATTTTCATTACCCATGACCTTGGGGTTGTTGCTAATGTTGCAGATAGAGTGGCAGTAATGTATGGTGGTAAAATTGTGGAGATTGGGACTGTAGATGAAATATTCTACAACCCGCAGCATCCATATACATGGGGCTTACTAAGTTCGATGCCGTCATTAGATACAGCAGAAGCGAAATTGTATGCAATTCCAGGAACTCCTCCTGATTTATTGTATCCTCCAAAAGGCGATGCATTTGCTCTACGTAGTGATTATGCATTGAAAATAGATTTAGAAGAAGCACCGCCGTTCTTTAAGGTAAGTGACACTCACTCTGCAGCAACATGGTTGTTACATCCAGATGCTCCAGAAGTAGAACCACCGCTAGCAATTGTAGAACGTATGAAAAAATTCCCTGGCAGTCGTTATTATGAAGGAACGGAAGGAGGTACTTACTGA
- a CDS encoding peptide ABC transporter substrate-binding protein, whose amino-acid sequence MKNSKLVWLLSLLLVVTLFLAACGGDDKAKDTTTDTDEKEGTTEETEEVAADEDQVLNLIMTAEIPTMDSALVTDAVGFDLLNNVNEGLYRLSQENIAVPALSDGEPTVSEDGLVYTFTLRDSNWSDGTPVTANDFEYAWKRAMNPDTASEYGPYMMSGVIKNATAISNGEAEYTELGVKALDEKTLEVTLEKPIPYFLSLMSFGTFLPQKEEFVTAQGENYAKNSEALLYNGPFTLANWDGTGLSWQLLKNEQYWDKETVKLTEINYDVVKETATAVNLYTNGEKDRASLSGEYAMQYAADPELVTELETSVFYFKYNQERLGEKTPLANVNIREAITKAFNKEDLASVVLANGSTAAYSFIPKDFVFDEDGNDFRDVNGDMAVFNADEAKAAWEKGLAELGVTELSLEILGGDTELSKKMDEYFKAQLEGNLPGLTITLKEVPFNVRLDLDTNQDYDIQVAGWGPDYQDPFTFLSLWETDGGNNQMSYSNPEYDQLLTDINGSLAQDIPARWEAMAKAEKMIVDQDFAVGPIYQRGLMFLQKPYVKGVIAHPFGGDYSYKWAYIEGK is encoded by the coding sequence TTGAAGAATAGCAAGCTTGTATGGCTTTTAAGCCTACTGTTAGTTGTTACTTTATTCCTGGCTGCTTGTGGTGGCGACGATAAAGCAAAAGATACAACTACAGACACAGACGAAAAAGAAGGTACAACAGAAGAAACAGAAGAAGTAGCTGCTGATGAAGACCAAGTTCTTAACTTGATCATGACTGCAGAAATTCCAACAATGGACTCAGCTCTAGTAACTGATGCAGTTGGTTTTGATCTACTTAACAACGTAAACGAAGGTTTATACCGTTTGAGTCAAGAAAATATTGCTGTTCCAGCACTTTCTGATGGTGAACCAACAGTTTCTGAAGATGGATTAGTTTATACATTCACTTTACGTGACTCAAACTGGTCAGATGGTACTCCAGTAACTGCAAATGACTTTGAATATGCTTGGAAACGTGCTATGAACCCAGATACTGCATCTGAATACGGTCCATACATGATGTCTGGCGTTATCAAAAATGCAACTGCAATTTCTAATGGTGAAGCTGAATACACTGAGTTAGGTGTTAAAGCGCTTGACGAAAAAACATTAGAAGTAACGCTTGAAAAACCAATTCCTTACTTCTTATCACTTATGTCATTTGGAACATTCTTACCACAAAAAGAAGAATTCGTTACAGCGCAAGGTGAAAACTACGCGAAAAATTCTGAAGCACTTTTATACAACGGACCATTTACTTTAGCTAACTGGGACGGAACAGGTTTATCTTGGCAACTACTTAAAAATGAGCAGTACTGGGATAAAGAAACTGTAAAACTTACTGAAATTAATTATGACGTAGTGAAAGAAACTGCAACTGCAGTAAACTTATATACAAATGGTGAAAAAGATCGTGCTTCACTATCAGGAGAATATGCAATGCAATATGCTGCTGATCCAGAACTAGTAACTGAATTAGAAACTTCAGTATTCTATTTCAAATATAACCAAGAACGTCTTGGAGAAAAAACTCCACTTGCAAATGTTAATATTCGTGAAGCTATTACTAAAGCATTCAACAAAGAAGATTTGGCTTCTGTAGTTTTAGCAAATGGTTCAACAGCAGCATATTCATTCATTCCAAAAGATTTCGTTTTTGATGAAGATGGAAATGACTTCCGTGACGTTAACGGAGACATGGCTGTATTCAATGCAGATGAAGCAAAAGCTGCATGGGAAAAAGGTTTAGCAGAGCTAGGTGTTACTGAACTTTCTTTAGAAATTCTTGGTGGAGACACTGAACTTTCTAAAAAAATGGATGAATACTTCAAAGCTCAATTAGAAGGTAACTTACCTGGTTTAACTATTACTCTTAAAGAAGTTCCATTTAATGTTCGTTTAGATCTTGACACAAACCAAGACTATGACATTCAAGTTGCAGGATGGGGACCAGATTACCAAGATCCATTCACATTCTTAAGCCTATGGGAAACTGATGGCGGTAACAACCAAATGTCATACTCAAATCCTGAGTACGATCAATTGTTAACAGATATTAATGGTTCTTTAGCTCAAGATATTCCAGCTCGTTGGGAAGCAATGGCTAAAGCCGAGAAAATGATCGTTGACCAAGATTTCGCAGTTGGACCAATCTACCAACGTGGATTAATGTTCCTTCAAAAACCTTATGTTAAAGGTGTAATTGCTCATCCATTCGGTGGAGATTACAGCTATAAATGGGCTTATATCGAAGGTAAATAA
- the opp3b gene encoding oligopeptide ABC transporter permease, whose protein sequence is MAKYITRRVFYMFITFFLIATATFFLMKALPGSPISSASKLSPTQLAVVEAKYGLDQPIPVQYAKYMLNLAQGDLGNSFQFKNASVTDLIIDRLGPSMLLGTQGLVLGVALGILLGMIAALRQNTIWDYGSTFVAIIGISIPSFVFATFLQYWLAVEWKIFPVGLWKDGWMSSVLPSIALAMGPLATASRFIRTEMIEVLSSDYITLAKSKGANGFEIAFKHAFRNALIPLVTVLGPLAAGLLTGSLVIEQIFAIPGIGEQFVKSIMSNDFSIIMGTTLFFSAFLIVVIFLVDVLYGIIDPRIRLSGGKD, encoded by the coding sequence ATGGCAAAATACATTACTCGTCGTGTTTTTTATATGTTTATAACGTTTTTCCTGATTGCGACGGCAACATTTTTCTTAATGAAGGCGCTTCCAGGATCCCCGATTAGCTCTGCTTCAAAACTATCCCCTACACAACTTGCGGTAGTTGAAGCGAAATATGGGTTAGATCAACCGATTCCAGTACAATACGCAAAATATATGTTGAATTTGGCGCAAGGCGACTTAGGTAACTCATTTCAATTTAAGAATGCTAGCGTAACAGATTTAATCATAGATCGTTTAGGACCATCTATGTTACTTGGAACTCAAGGTTTAGTACTTGGTGTAGCGTTAGGAATACTATTAGGTATGATTGCAGCACTAAGACAAAATACTATTTGGGATTACGGTAGTACATTTGTGGCTATCATCGGTATTTCTATTCCATCTTTCGTTTTTGCCACTTTTCTTCAATATTGGTTGGCTGTTGAATGGAAAATATTCCCCGTCGGTTTGTGGAAGGATGGCTGGATGTCCAGCGTACTCCCATCTATTGCTTTAGCAATGGGACCACTTGCAACGGCTTCTCGATTTATACGTACGGAAATGATTGAAGTTTTAAGTTCAGATTATATTACTTTGGCAAAGTCTAAAGGAGCCAATGGTTTCGAAATAGCATTTAAGCATGCTTTCCGAAATGCATTGATCCCGCTAGTTACTGTTTTAGGACCACTAGCAGCTGGATTATTAACAGGATCTCTTGTTATAGAACAAATCTTTGCAATACCTGGTATCGGAGAGCAATTTGTTAAGTCCATTATGTCTAATGACTTCTCTATCATTATGGGAACAACATTATTCTTCTCTGCATTCTTAATTGTCGTAATATTCTTAGTAGATGTGCTTTATGGCATCATCGATCCACGTATTCGTTTGTCAGGAGGTAAAGATTAA
- the opp3C gene encoding oligopeptide ABC transporter permease: MKHDLQKPPADSFERIELDASHAERIAKPSLSFWQDAWLRIRKNKAAIVSMFILALIIIMAFVGPMISPHDAETQTITHANLPPKVPGIEKLGIMDGVGTLAGKEVDLYEMKKVDTYYWFGTDGLGRDMFSRVWEGTQISLLIAFVAAIIDMVIGVAYGGISGYYGGRADDIMQRIVEILYGIPTLVIVILMLSFMEPGITAIIIAITITGWIGMSRIVRGQVLKFKNQEFVLASRTLGATNGRIITKHILPNILGIIIINTMFTIPTAIFFEAFLSFIGLGLQPPDASLGTLINDGYKLVQFQPHILLFPSIIISLLMIAFNLLGDGLRDALDPKMKD, encoded by the coding sequence ATGAAACACGACTTACAAAAACCACCTGCAGATTCCTTTGAAAGAATTGAATTAGATGCTAGTCATGCGGAGCGTATTGCAAAACCAAGTTTAAGTTTCTGGCAGGATGCTTGGCTTCGAATTCGTAAAAATAAAGCCGCGATAGTGAGTATGTTCATTTTGGCTCTCATTATCATTATGGCTTTTGTCGGGCCAATGATTAGTCCGCATGATGCGGAAACACAAACAATCACTCATGCTAATTTACCTCCAAAGGTTCCCGGTATTGAAAAACTTGGAATAATGGATGGTGTTGGTACTCTAGCAGGTAAAGAAGTAGACTTATATGAAATGAAAAAAGTAGATACGTATTATTGGTTTGGTACAGACGGTTTAGGCCGCGATATGTTCTCACGAGTTTGGGAAGGTACACAAATCTCTTTACTCATCGCTTTTGTGGCAGCTATAATCGATATGGTTATCGGTGTTGCTTACGGTGGGATCTCTGGTTACTATGGCGGTCGTGCTGATGATATTATGCAACGTATCGTAGAGATTCTATATGGTATCCCAACACTTGTAATAGTTATCCTAATGCTTAGCTTTATGGAACCAGGTATTACCGCGATTATTATCGCAATCACCATTACTGGATGGATTGGCATGTCCCGTATAGTACGTGGCCAAGTATTAAAATTCAAAAACCAAGAATTTGTATTAGCATCACGGACATTAGGTGCAACAAATGGACGAATTATTACAAAACATATTTTACCTAATATTTTAGGTATTATTATTATTAACACAATGTTCACTATTCCAACTGCAATTTTCTTCGAAGCATTTTTAAGCTTCATTGGTTTAGGTTTACAGCCACCTGACGCATCTTTAGGGACTCTTATTAATGATGGATACAAATTGGTTCAATTCCAACCACATATTCTCTTGTTCCCATCTATTATTATTAGTTTACTAATGATTGCATTCAACTTATTAGGTGATGGTTTACGTGACGCACTTGATCCAAAAATGAAAGACTAA
- a CDS encoding DUF3899 domain-containing protein, with the protein MKKRMMYFFGCQVVIFILMLLVYKNIQLVPYINMSFFVGGTITFVGLMTYVVSGGFFDFFTESTRKVFTPKHMKKEAEQMRLPSQIFSFPHKPIIALGLSCLFCMCIALFIYYSY; encoded by the coding sequence ATGAAAAAAAGAATGATGTACTTTTTTGGTTGTCAGGTAGTTATTTTTATACTTATGCTTTTAGTTTATAAAAATATTCAACTCGTTCCTTACATAAACATGTCCTTTTTTGTCGGTGGAACAATTACGTTTGTCGGTTTAATGACTTATGTTGTTTCAGGTGGTTTTTTTGACTTTTTTACTGAAAGTACACGTAAAGTATTTACGCCCAAACATATGAAAAAAGAGGCAGAACAGATGCGATTACCGTCTCAAATATTTTCTTTTCCACATAAGCCGATTATTGCATTAGGTCTCTCTTGTTTATTTTGTATGTGTATCGCTTTGTTCATCTATTATAGTTACTAG
- a CDS encoding putative glycoside hydrolase has product MKKQLRVIASASIAMTILLPGTGKAETTLFSKDFSSKEFSFQAIDETIVSSSKLFTYDSGFTFEYPDAVRGVYVTGHSAGGERFNDLLNLMDTTDLNAMVIDLKDDFGNLTYIPKEDSPLAKYNIGKPYIKDTQAMLKKMEEKQIYPIARIVIFKDTELAETKPEWSFVEGASVWKNGRGEAFVNPFMKEVWDYNVEIAIEAAKMGFKEIQFDYVRFPEGFEKREDTLKYSMGEYETSELDLVQRRVSAVTDFVAYAKEKLKPYGAQLSVDIFGYSATLPEAPGIGQNFSKISENVDVISSMIYPSHWTSYFGIAKPDLEPYRLVQEYAKVENAKLAELENPPVSRPWLQDFTASYLGSGNYQQYGKDEVEAQIKALNEAGINEYLLWNAGNRYSPGVDYTP; this is encoded by the coding sequence ATGAAAAAACAACTTAGAGTAATAGCTTCGGCATCTATTGCGATGACTATATTACTACCAGGTACGGGGAAGGCCGAAACAACTTTGTTTTCAAAGGATTTTTCATCTAAAGAATTTAGCTTTCAAGCAATAGATGAAACAATAGTATCTTCCTCCAAATTATTTACATATGACTCTGGATTTACTTTTGAATATCCAGATGCGGTAAGAGGAGTTTATGTAACAGGTCATTCCGCAGGGGGGGAACGATTTAATGACTTGTTGAATTTAATGGATACCACGGACTTAAACGCGATGGTTATTGATCTTAAAGATGATTTCGGAAACCTTACTTATATCCCCAAAGAGGATTCACCTCTGGCAAAATATAATATTGGAAAGCCATACATAAAAGACACCCAAGCAATGTTGAAGAAAATGGAAGAAAAACAGATTTATCCAATAGCTCGTATCGTTATCTTCAAGGATACTGAGCTTGCAGAAACTAAGCCTGAATGGTCATTTGTAGAAGGCGCATCGGTTTGGAAAAATGGACGAGGTGAAGCATTCGTCAATCCATTTATGAAAGAGGTATGGGATTATAATGTAGAAATTGCTATCGAGGCTGCTAAAATGGGCTTTAAAGAAATTCAATTTGACTATGTTCGTTTTCCTGAAGGGTTTGAAAAAAGAGAAGACACTTTAAAATACTCTATGGGTGAATATGAAACGTCAGAGTTAGATTTGGTTCAACGTAGGGTTTCAGCGGTTACGGATTTTGTAGCTTATGCCAAGGAAAAACTTAAACCATATGGTGCACAATTATCGGTTGATATTTTCGGTTACTCAGCTACATTACCTGAAGCCCCAGGTATTGGGCAAAACTTCAGTAAAATCTCTGAAAATGTAGATGTTATTTCCTCCATGATCTACCCAAGTCATTGGACTTCTTACTTTGGAATTGCTAAACCAGATTTAGAGCCATATAGATTAGTACAGGAATACGCAAAAGTTGAAAATGCAAAACTAGCAGAGCTTGAAAATCCACCTGTATCTAGACCATGGCTACAAGATTTTACAGCTTCCTATTTAGGGTCAGGAAATTATCAACAATACGGTAAAGATGAGGTAGAGGCTCAGATTAAAGCATTAAATGAAGCGGGTATAAATGAATACTTATTATGGAATGCTGGGAATAGATATTCTCCTGGAGTAGATTATACTCCATAA
- the spxA gene encoding transcriptional regulator SpxA: MVTLFTSPSCTSCRKAKAWLEEHEIAYKERNIFSEPLSISEIKEILRMTEDGTDEIISTRSKIFQKLNVDLESLPLQRLYELIQEHPGLLRRPIILDEKRLQVGYNEDEIRRFLPRKVRAYQLLEAQRLVN, translated from the coding sequence ATGGTAACCTTATTCACTTCACCAAGCTGTACTTCTTGTAGAAAAGCGAAAGCTTGGTTAGAAGAACACGAGATAGCATATAAAGAACGCAATATTTTTTCTGAACCACTTAGTATAAGTGAAATAAAAGAAATTTTACGAATGACAGAAGACGGAACAGATGAAATAATTTCAACTCGTTCTAAAATATTCCAAAAGTTGAATGTAGATTTAGAAAGTCTTCCGTTACAACGTCTTTACGAACTAATTCAAGAGCATCCTGGTTTACTTCGTAGACCAATTATCTTAGATGAAAAACGTTTACAAGTTGGATACAATGAAGATGAAATTCGTAGATTCTTACCTAGAAAAGTACGTGCTTATCAACTACTTGAAGCACAACGTCTAGTTAACTAG